One window of the Mycobacterium haemophilum DSM 44634 genome contains the following:
- a CDS encoding DUF6545 domain-containing protein has translation MPYLFLRPYFREISLEEEARFVDRYVVPTGQRDAAIQALQIAKAVHAKGTGARPEPIDAAMVRMSCATDLGQETAELIQLCQWWPSAQAAIHQPIPEHPERVGGS, from the coding sequence ATGCCTTATCTGTTTCTAAGGCCCTACTTTCGTGAGATCTCCCTGGAGGAGGAAGCTCGGTTTGTCGACCGATACGTGGTGCCCACCGGTCAGCGTGACGCAGCTATCCAGGCGTTGCAGATCGCTAAAGCGGTCCACGCGAAAGGAACTGGGGCTAGACCAGAGCCGATAGACGCAGCGATGGTCCGCATGTCATGCGCGACCGACCTTGGCCAAGAGACAGCGGAGCTGATACAACTTTGTCAATGGTGGCCGAGTGCCCAGGCCGCGATTCATCAACCCATCCCGGAACATCCTGAAAGAGTAGGTGGTTCATGA